The genomic DNA aaaggagcccctaccaagtactgagtacatatacagtaaatgaacatactttccagaaggccaacaattcacaaaaaatgttttttttattggtcttatgatgtattctaattttttgagatagtgaattggtgggtttttgttaaatgtgagccaaaatcatcacaattaaaagaatcaaagacttaaactacttcagtctgtgtgcattgaatttatttaatacacgagtttcacaattcgagttgaattaatcaaataaatgaacttttccacgacattctaatttattgagatgcacctgtattgttTTATCCAAATCATTCAGCCCTAGCTGAAACCAATAAAAAATGATGCAGTTTAACCAGAGCCTGAGAGGAAAAAGatgcagctcacagtccagacactccaaactttccaataATGTCAAAATAATGCAGAAAGCAAAGTATTGcagaattattaaaaaatactaaAGTAAAAAACAGAATCAGTGTTGTCGTGAAGTAAAGGGGAGCTGGCAAAATTTGCATgaaaaaggaaacaccccagcattatTTCCATCAATTATAATGCATACCTTAAAGTTCTATTAATAAGGAAGCAGGTAATATATATAAGCACAAACCCTGAAAGAGGCATTTCTCTGTGAGGTCAGAGCTGCTTATCTGAGTTGGAGCAAAATCaagttgaaggaatattccgggttcaatactagttaagctaaattgacagcatttgtggcataatgttgataagtACAACAATTagttttgacttgcccctccttttcttatagttacagtgaggcacttacaatggaagtgaatgggacaaatTTTGGgggggtttaaaggtagaaatttgaaggttataattttagaaaagcacctacatgaattcttctgttaaaattcatgtattatttgagctgaaagttgtttaaattgtcatttctaCAGTAGTTGTAGGGTTTTAGgtgttgttgacattacattgtcatggcaactaagttgtaaaattggctataactttacacagaaaaggtaagtaattttatcacactaaaatcgtgttaacGCATATTTGTATGTCTTGTGGCAAAAATTTGAAATAGTGAATATTTTAGCATTTACCGattggccccactcacttccattgtaagtttctcactgtaacccagatttgtacttttttttttttttttaagagaaggaggggcaagacaaaatacatttgtgttaatattatgcaataaatgctgctgtttgagcttaacttgtattggacccggaatattcctataagGTGTGAGAGGGTAAGCCTATTGTacactgtgaaaaaaataaaaattaacctgTAAATCAGTGAGGgtcattttaaagtattttttaaagatgttttcatGCTCATTTCTTTGTCAGTAAGCACATGTTTAATACCTTTTAACTTGATGCACAAGCTGAATTGtcagatgtttattaatcattgcaataattgccTAAATAGTCGgttaatcattctaataatttaTTGATTAGTCAAGTATCAAAATAAGCCTTAGTTGCAGCCCAAGTGGACGCTATCCTGCATGGGTACAGATCTCCAAAGATCAGGAACGCCACAAATTCTGAAAAGTGTGCCTTCAACTGCTGCTGTCTCATGGGCAGGGACAGTAGTTACACATGTTTTTCTTAATGGTTCTGCAGTTCATTTGTTCAAATGATACAGGGCTTGTACGAAGCACTAGGTTTGGCTAAATCTAGTCCAATGAAAAATCACTTCCCTTTGGTCATAGATGAATACATGCATAGATGGAAAGGTGATGTACACAATACTGTTGACCTGAAAGTATtgttacattttaaccattaatTTTTCTATTGATCTTAAAGAAAATGCTATGTTCACTCATTAAATATTATGTTTAATTTATTATCTAAGAGGCCTTCATTACCTTGTATGCTCAAACATGATTTTGATAGGTGCTTGATAAAAATGAAAGGTGTTTGAAAAAGTCCTTGAATCTGGTGTTCATAAAATAGCGGGAACCCTGTTAATCCAACATTGTTAAACCCCCCCAGTTGAGGATTAttcctgtatatacagtatattgtttttcTGAATTGTTCTCTTATTTGTAGATTCAGGCTTCCTGTTCAGTGGAAGTAGACCTTCACAATGCAAAGACTCTCCACCTTCAGGTAACTCAGAAGGATTAAATGAAGACATTTTGTTCCCATCCTGACATAAATCAGATTTGTAATAATGCTACTACAGGTTTGTAGTAATTTGATCAAATTACTCTTATTTTTCTTCCATCTTTCAAATAGACTACTTCTCCCTAAAATCTGGAAGCCGGCCCTCCTCTCCTGGACCGTCTACAACCCCTTCTGTGGCTAGTTCAGTCACCTCCACCTCCAGCTCTGCCAGGCAGCGTCGGCCGCTCATCAGCCCAGCGAGACTCAACATCAGTGGGCAAAAGCTGCAGCTTTTTTCCTCTCCTCTGGAGGCTTTAAGTTTTCCCTCACCGCCTCCCTTTCTGTCTGAGCAAAGCCATGTGCAGAGCGGAGGATTTTTGCCTGTTGTTCCACACTTTCATTCACTCAGTCAAGGTATATAGCACTTTTAGATTAAACTACTTTTCAAGTTACCTTAATGAAGAAAAAGAGTCTTGGTGTGTGTGTAAGTATTTGTTAGTTCTTATTATGTTAACAATATTTTTCAAATTCTAATAATCACGTTACCTGTAcatgattatttttataaatctttttttatagatattacagtgcatccggaaagtattcacagcgcttcaatttttccacattttatgttacaaccttattccaaaatggattaaattcattattttcctcaaaattctacaaacaataccccataatgacagcatgaaagaagtttgtttgaaatctttgccaatttataaaaaataaaaaacggaaaaaaatcacatgtacataagtattcacagcctttgccatgacactcaaaattgagctcaggtgcatcctgtttccactgatcatccttgagatgtttctacaacttgattggagtccacctgtggtaaattcagttgattggacatgatttggaaaggcacacacctgtctatataagttcccacagttaacagtgcatgttagagcacaaaccaagccatgaagtccaaggaattgtctgtagacctctgagacaggattgtatcgaggcacagatctggggaagggtacagaaaaatttctgcagcactgaaggtcccaatgagcagaGTGGCCTCCattatccgtaaatggaagaagtttggaaccaccaggactcttcttagagctggccgcctggccaaactgagcgatcaggggagaagggccttagtcagggaggtgaccaagaacccgatggtcactctgacagagctccagcatttctctgtggagagaggagaaccttccagaagaacaaccatctctgcagcactccactaatcaggcctgtatggtagagtggccagacgaaagCCACTCCtcaggcacatgacagcctgcctggagtttgccaaaaggcacctgaaggactctcagaccatgagaaacaaagattgaactctttggcctgaatggcaagcgtcatgtctggaggaaaccaggcaccgctcatcacctggccaataccatccctacagtaaagcatggtggtggcagcatcatgctgtggggatgtttttcagcggcaggaactgggagactagtcaggatcaagggaaagatgaatgcagcaatgtacagagacatccttgatgaaaacctgctccagagtgctctggacctcagactggggcgaagggtcgttgtcctgttagaagatgaacttaagcacacagccaagataacaaaggagtggctctgggacaactctgtgaatgtccttgagtggcccagccagagctcagacttgaagccgattgaacatctgtggagagatctgaaaatggctatgcaccgacgctccccatccaacctgatggagcttgagaggtcctgcaaagaagaatgggagaaactgcccaaaaataggtgtgccaagcttgtagcatcatactcaaaaagacttgaggctgtaactggtgccaaaggtgcttcaactaagtattgagcaaaggctgtgaatacttatgtacatgtgatttttttatattattattatttttttttttttaaataaatttgcaaagatttcagacagacttctttcacgttgtcattatggggtattgtttgtagaattttgaggaaaataatgaatttaatccattttggaataaggctgtaacataacaaaatgtggaaaaagtgaagcgctgtgaatactttccggatgcactgtatactgccAAGATTGTTCTGTGAATGTTTAGTCAAatcatatatattaatttaattttgatgaGTCAAATAACTTATTATATTACAAATTTATGAAATGTAGTACGTTATTAGTACAGATGATGTGAATGTTTCAATCAAATTACCTGTACATATTTCAAAATTTTATATTATACTACTAAGATTATTCTGTGAATGCTGAGTCTGCAGGCTAACCTTTGTATGTACTATTTTGCTCATAATTCTAACTATGATATCATTTTGCACCCAGGTTCACTGATTGATGAAGGCAGTGTATTTGAGCATGTGGAGAAGAGAAAGGGCAGCTCCTCTGTGTCTTCAAACTGCCATGTAGACACAACCACTGGAAATGGATCTGACAGCAAGTCTGAATGGAATGGTAAGCAGCATTTAGACAGTCCGAAACATACTTTTTGCAAGTACGCAGACTTGATTTTGTACATTGTTCAAAAATGTGTCAGACTTCCGTTCCTATCACAACTAGAGTATGTATtgtattctcagcattgccacaaggggtgctatataACATTACATACTGTGCGCTGCttcagtgagttttctctttcaagttaactactgtcatggcggagcaacagctGGAAGAGAATATTGCTGCAGAAATAAGttcaagtcaatatatttatagcaacttacctgaataataaagccagtttaatggcacatatTTTGGAAGGTAGCTCTATCATCTTAACAGTAACACAAGAATCCATGTTATGCTCAACCAGACCACACATTGGGCAAGCACTCCCATCTGCACACGCATGAGTAAAGTATGTTTCTAACTCTTTCCTGACTCTTGCTATTTGCTCAGGTTTCCTGGGCCTGTCCCTTTGGCCTGGTCTACTGTTCACAAGCCTGACTATCAACCTAACCTTCATCTGCTTCTATTTATATTACAATTGGAGATGAAAATGTGGGTCAGAACTGAGGAGTCAGAGGTCACAACAGAGGTCAAACTCATCTGTGATGTATGCTGATCTTTGTCCCCTGTGTACTTTGTAAATCTGGGTTCTTTAACAGGAAATACATGGGGAACATTGATCTTGTGTGatgatttcaaaaatgttttgctgCTGTACAGTTTCTGAGATACAAAGGCTGCTTACTGGCTTTGTGCCTGGTCATGTAATGAGACGACCTTGTTCTCTTAAGTTCTGTAAAATTCACAAATACAGAGATTCTCTATTTATGCAGCGAAGTACAGTGTGAGCTTtgtaaaacatgttttttgtgcATGTTCAATCATCATTTGTACTTTTAAACACTGGATGTGTATGAGAATGAATGAGCATGCCATGTTTATTTAATAGAATGATGTTTGTTGGGCACATGGTATATCTTTATTAAACGTACATCTGGCTGTTCTTTGCCAGATACTGGTGTACACAGAGTATTTTTGTATGTCCTGCTTCCTCAAAGGATAATGCCATTTTCTCAAAATGATTTGAGATTATAAATTGCAGTATATTTGTGCTGATCTACTAATGTCAACAACCATGACACTGAAAAacatattgattaaaaaaatatccaTAGAGCAGATTcctattttattactgactcaGGCTTTGTATTATGATATAAAATAGGATAACATTGATGTTttgtaaaacaaattatggcGTTTCAATTACCAGATTGAAATAAATCTTCATTGTAATAGTTATATGATGTTTTGGTGTCTTCTGTGTGGCATAAATCAAACCTACACTGAAATACACTGTTTCAATGAAATATTACATgcaaaaattatcatttaaacTCTAAGCTGAGTGTATTGATGTTGCAACCATCTTATTTAAATCGTTtctttttttgtgtctttttcatTTGTTAAACTAAACTATGTAGTGTTTCTATAGTGTTTCAAGGTAAAAGATCATGTATTGTTAATGTCAATGAAATACCATGACAGAACTGTGTACATTAAATGTGCCATCTTAATGTGATATATTAATATATCCATTTAACATTGCTGACAATTTATCTGTACTTTTCACATGAAGTAACTGGAAGAAAAGTAGATAACTTGAATTCAAAAATTCTTGAAATATATTTGTTGAAAATTTTGGTTGCTTGCTTGGTGAAAAGATGGTTATGAATGGCTTTACACATCTTTATAACTGTCATTGTGGAAAAATTGTTTGTTGAAGTTATTATATTGCTATGTGCTTGGAAACATTCTCCTGTTCATGCAGGTTGCCTTTTTAAATTAATCTGTTAATTGCCTGACAGGTTCTACATAAGTAGCATTTATAAAGAACactaatatttgtaatttttttttaaatgtgtaacacATCATTGAAACTGAAAGTGAACTATGAAAAGTATTCCAGAGTTCCAAAAGTTTATCTTTCTGGATCACTGGTTCAGTGTAGACAGTCTGTCGCCTGAGAGTCATTGATAATAATCTCTGTTCTCTTCTCTCATGTTAAAATGATCAGAGTAAGTGATCAAATGCTCCTTGCTGTAAGAATGTTTTATATTACCTTAGGATACATTCATGCAGAGAGTATGTTACTTGTGGTCAAATATTAGATCTAGATCTACCGTAGTAGTGAATTAGCTGAATTCTCAAAACTACAATTGTTACACTAGTGTGCAAAGGAGCGGATCTGTCAGAGCAATTATGTGAAAAACTAGTCATACCTCAACATATATAAAGTTATAGATTTAAGTGTATGGGTAACTATCATTTGTGCCAATAGGGCTACATTTatagggccgttcacactgaacgcgtttttctgtctgtttttcaattgttttgttttttctacagCGATTTaggctagacggacgtctttgaccgtcgCGTTTCGTTCTTTCCTGATTTCTCAGCTTCTCGCGCAGGAGCGCCGCGTTTTTTAGACGTCCTGTCTTGTTAAAaagaatgtcaacttttaaaaacgcgtctcgagacacctgcatccCGCTCTATTCGTTGCGTTGCGTCTAgctgggtttttttttcttctttctttttttttagcgcaagaacagcccttaaaggaatattcctggttcaatacaagttaatctcaatcgacagcatttgtggcataatgttgagtaccacaaacATTTGTTTCgacttgcccttccttttcttttaaaaaagcaaaaatcttggttccagtgaggcacataatggtagtgaatgggggccaatttttgaagattataaaactcactgtttcaaaagtataaccacaagacataaaggaaatgtatgtaaaaatgattttagtgtgataatatcacttactagccttttctgtgtaaagttggaGCCAATTTGACatcttcattaccatgacgatgtaatgtcaacaaacccttaaacgactgtaaaaaatgatgatttaaacaacatttacagctcaaataatacatgagttttaacagaagaattaatgtaagtgcttttataaaattataaacttcacatttctgcctttaaacccttcaaaaattgaccaattgaccccattcacttcaatgGTAAATGCCTCACTGAAACTCAGATTttcgcgttttttttttttttttttttttttttaagaaaaggacagacgagtCGAAACtcatttttgtggtactcaacattatgccacaaatgctttcgattgagcttaacttgtattgaacccggaatattcctttaatttgttgATGCCTGCTcctgatacaacatcagtatttaAAGCAACAAAGAGGTGCTACAGAAATATTtcgttttaatgtaaaaacaacatAATTCTGTTTACAGACATGCTCATTTGACCTTACGCGGTAGCGCCTCTGATGTTGCTATTCAGATCTGTGATTGGACAGACCAGAGGTGGGAACACTTTTGAAAAATGGCACAGCTGTGCAGAGGGATAAAAAGTTTACAAActtatttttctttgttcttgAGACCTGAACAGTCAACAAATGTTCTAATTTGCGCATTGCACATAAACACGAGCTATTAAAGATTTTGCAAAATCGGAATGAGAGTAAacctcaaattttttttttttttgttagtttggAGGCTGCAATTTGAAACTGTACAATTGGTAAGAAAGAAGAAAATGTTCCAAACAAAAACTCAAATTCTTTTGATTTCACTGAAGTAGTCTTTTCTCTATATCAAGCCTACCAAATGTTGTCTAATACCAGAGAACATCAAACAGATGTTTACTGTAACATTTTTAACAAGCAGCCGAAATATGTCTGCGACCCTCTTTCATGTTAAATGTGCGAACTTTTGACCTGAAGGCGACCTGTGGGAAAAAGAGACCGGAGGCAGGAAAAGTAGGTGGAGACTAAAGCAAACCTGATGAACACCTGGGCAATCTCAGTTTGGCTTCTGCGCAGTGCAGAATAAACTTGATCTCCCCAATTCATCCATCTCAAGTGCACTTTGGCAACGGCGATCATGGAGAACGGTGAGGAGACATTTGGACACAAACTCAAGTCGAACTCCCACGACCCCGTGTCGACTACCGCGGACGACAGTTCCACAAGGGATGATGGAGTTGCCAAAGCACCTGGACCTCCTGCATCTGAAAAGCCGCCTTATTCATACGTGGCTCTCATTGCCATGGCCATCAGAGAGAGCGAGGACAAGAAACTGACTCTGAATGACATCTACAGCTTCATTGTTTCCAAGTTTCCGTATTACGAGAAGAACAAAAAGGGGTGGCAGAACAGCATCAGACACAACCTGAGCCTGAACGAGTGCTTCGTGAAAGTGCCCCGGGACAGCGGCGGGGAGGGGAAAGGGAACTACTGGACGCTGGATACTGCGTTCGAGAATATGTTCGAGAAGGGGAATTACAGGCGCAGGCGGCGCGTCAAGAGACCCTACAGACCACCTACCTTAACGTATTTACCTTCGGGGTTTAATTTGACAGACTCATATTGCCTGCAACAGGAGCCCGTTTACTGGCAAACCCCGTTCGTCAACACCGCCACCACCGCCTGGAGTCAACACCAACCCAGCTCTCCATCGCAGCTTGCCAACTTCCAGCACCTGCAGCCCATGCTCGGCAACGCGCGTCCTCTGTCTCCAAACGATTTCGCCAACTCTCCCGTGAGTTACTATCACGGTCATCCTCACCTCCTCCCGTCCTACAGGGCGTATCAGCGACATCCGAACGCTCTGGTGCCTCTGAGCGCGCGCACGTACAGCGGGATGACGCCGCCGGTGAGTCCGGGCGGAAGCTCCATCTCCACCTGCAGCTATCCGCAGCATCACAGCAGCCACCCTGAACTGGTGCATCATACATTCGAATGATGTATGACCTGAGAGAACTGGATATTACAGACTATGCGGATCCCTATTTGTTATTTTTCCCCCCCAGTGTTTCTTGATGTTAATCCCTGAAAATATTAAAAGTGTTCAGTGGTCGGAAATAATGTTTCTCAGTTTGGAGAGTTGGATAGGCTACTAAAAGTAAAGTAGGTACAAAAAAGGTAATGAAAGTATTGTCTAACCGGATAAGAAAAACAACATTTGTTGAATTCGTTAttattttgagtaaaataatgtctttatttttaCATGGTTGCAAACAACAATTCTACATTAGTTTAATAATTAGTAGGCTACTTTGAAAGTAATGGGTTCACAGTTGGA from Myxocyprinus asiaticus isolate MX2 ecotype Aquarium Trade chromosome 29, UBuf_Myxa_2, whole genome shotgun sequence includes the following:
- the LOC127420173 gene encoding forkhead box protein L2-like, whose translation is MENGEETFGHKLKSNSHDPVSTTADDSSTRDDGVAKAPGPPASEKPPYSYVALIAMAIRESEDKKLTLNDIYSFIVSKFPYYEKNKKGWQNSIRHNLSLNECFVKVPRDSGGEGKGNYWTLDTAFENMFEKGNYRRRRRVKRPYRPPTLTYLPSGFNLTDSYCLQQEPVYWQTPFVNTATTAWSQHQPSSPSQLANFQHLQPMLGNARPLSPNDFANSPVSYYHGHPHLLPSYRAYQRHPNALVPLSARTYSGMTPPVSPGGSSISTCSYPQHHSSHPELVHHTFE